The Neodiprion lecontei isolate iyNeoLeco1 chromosome 2, iyNeoLeco1.1, whole genome shotgun sequence genome segment TGGAATAAATTACAGCTGaacaaacagaaaaatatagttcatAGTTCGACAGCAAAACTTTAAGAAACAAAGGTAGTGAATTAAATAGAGACTAAATATCTCAAATTAGGAATggaattcgtttgaaaaaaaagaataccgAGGTAACTAGAATGGATCAGGATATGattttagaaatttaaaatagaaTGTTTGGTAATGAAGATTGCAAGTTATTCCGTTACCGCCGTCGGATCAGCCTGATAATCCATTAGGCATAGCCACCCCACAGCCGATCACAAAAATGAATTACGAACGGCTGATCCGTCTTTTCTCAATTTCTAACTTTCTACACCGATGTGAGAATTATCAAATGTGCGCGATTCATTAGTGGATGGAATTGGACAAGATCTCAACAGCCAATCAATCGGTCAATTGAACTTGTCCCATTTCAGATTCTAGTTCATTTATTGGTTTGCTAAACTGGACAAGCTCCCAACAGCCAACCAAACTATGGTTTCAGCCTGACTCGATTCaggccgtgttcgaaaattgactgacagtactgtcagcaatctttcatctcttttgcgctTCCAAGTTCGTGGATAGCTCTGACTCTGACTCTCtaatttacgaacacggccTCAGAATGTTGTCAGTAGAATTACTAGCGAACTTCATTATTCCTTTTTGTTCCATTATATTAAATTCCAACGTTGctgtttgtatttttagctATAAAGTAAATCCAATTTAAGTCAAATATTTAACGCATATAAAATCAGTTACTCCTGTAAAATCCTCACACTGcatcgtgtaatttttttttctcttattctaTGATCATTCACTGCCCACTGCATTTCAATATCTTTGACTCAGAACTAGTCTCCACGTGTGTGCGGTTCATTAACAAAACTCTTTTCAACATGCGACTCTAGCGGTAAATATGAGAACTATGGAAAACAGGCCCGTAAAGCGGAACACCCTCTCCACTAGAGTTACAAGATCTGTATACACGACCGTGTTCTCGGCACTGATATCAGTGGTTCTCgggcatttttcttttacgttgATCTTCTGGCACATGATAATAAGTGATATGATTGGTCTATTCCGTTAGATCCTGCCAATCAAATCACCATAGactttaaagatttttgtcaACGTTGTGTAAAGATCATATGTAAAGATGATTAGTTTGTAAGGTTTGTAGAATTGGACAATAGTACAACAGCGTAACACGTGTATTGGTTCTACAATTACCATATTTGACTATTTATTGCagatatttattaatttattagaaaaatgattatactGACAAACGATAATAATCCGAACGCGTTGAAATTGATTATCGGTTTGAAATTAGCCCAGCAGAGTGTTGAAATAAACACAGTGTCATGTCGAGGTTTGTAGTATAACCTATCAACTGGTGTTTCGAAACgtcaaaaattcacaaaagcTTGCTAGTAATCCAGATTAGTCTATAAAATTTGctataaaaataacacgaaaattgaaatgcgTTTGCATACATCACGTGTGTAGCAAATTATCCTGAAAATGGCGGTGAATTGAATAAAGATTCTATTATTgatcaccttttttttcagacgCTGTATTAGGATATTTACCATCGCTGCAATTGCCTTCGGGGTCAAGTTTATTCAGCACTAGCGCAGCGCTTCAGTTTTTGATACCAACGCCTGAAGAATCTAGTGTTCTAATTAACAAATGGCTCGAGTGGGACATTTCTCAGTTACAGGTACTAGTGTATTTGACACAAAAAGTATCCTGGATTCGGTATCAGGAACAGAAACTAATTTACTTTTCGGATTTATAGCCTGCATTGGTTTCTTACGGGGGTTCAGGAAAATTAGACACTTCCCATAAACCTCGGATATGGTCTTTGCTAAAAGAGTTTAATAGGTGCCTGAAAAGCAAAGAGCGTTTGATAGAGGTATTGTTGTATTACATTTTAGTAAATTTAAGAAATCTCAATTTTGTTCAATACGCATCTAGCTCAGTTTGTTCAACTTAAgttcttttctttatctagacCAATACTGTTTTGTCAGTGGCTGATGTTTCTATTTGGGTTTCTTTGTGGTCGACAATAGCAGCCGTTGAAGTCAGTAAGGAATTAACCAAAGAGTTTCCTCATGTCCAAGAATGGTTGAACAATCTTGAATCTCTTCCAGTAGTTCAGGTAAGAGTAACAATGTTCATTATCATTGGATATTATGAATTTAAAGAGCAGTAtctttatttacatttctttatgattgatataaatttcacAGTCAACTCTTGAATAGcataaacaaaataacaacTCAATTCGCCGTTAAGAATTCTGTAATTGATTTTGTACTTTCTAACAAAACGTCATAACCACAGTAAATATGTTGACATTCTTTTATTCttacaaattaaaattgtgGTGAAATCTGAGATAGAAGTTGATGCATTCCATGTGCTAAAGTGATCAAAAACATTGTACATTACGTTCTTTAGGAATCATTGAAAGAATTTAAGTTTGAAAGAGGTATGAACGCGATAGGCAGTATACAGGCTGCTTCGTGGTTTCCACTTAATTCATACACAGGAGGAACCTTGAATAAACAATTATCAAATGAGGTAAGTGCTTAAAATATTGCAGTAACACAATCTCGgaatttgagcaaaaaaaaaatgatttctttcACTACTAAAATCTTGTATTCCCTTTTGACCTTTATCCCAGCTGCTATCTCACTTACTGCTAAATTTACGTTTACTGATGAAAATGATTGTAATATAATTGGATATTCAGACCGATATTGTTGTAGAACTATTAGTTCTTGTAACTgcgtatttataaaattatactaGTCGAGTATAAAACGAGGAACTCAAGTTAAAAACTAATCGATTTTTTCCGCTGCTGTCCTTTTGTCGTAATATCATGTGagtaattatttgtaaaagtATCAAAATGGGCAAACGTGTGATTTTTGACTATGATAGTGACTACAATTTGCTCTCTCAGGTAAATACACCAAAGGAGAAAGAAGTAGCTTCCATCAGCGAAGAGGAAATACTGAATGTTAAGAAAAATTGGACATCCAAAGATTATCCTAATCTTAAAGAGCCATCGTATCCTGTGTGAGTGTCATAAACTATAAAGACAATAACCGAAAGATATTAAGCATTCTCACAGCACtgttttccttctttttgCAACAGACTTCCTAAGAAAGGGGAAAAGAATATTCTGATAACATCAGCTCTTCCTTACGTCAACAATGTGCCTCATCTTGGAAATATTATCGGATGTGTTCTGTCTGGTGATATTTTTGCCAGGTTTGTGTGTACATACATCAATGCTGACATCAGCCACTTTATCTTGTTGAATTAATGTTAAATGTGGCTCAATTTATCTTGCAGGTATTGCAGGCaaagaaattataatacgCTGTACATTAGGTAAATCTTTGTTCTTTATGtcgagaaatattttcttcctaTATCCATATTTATATCTGCAAAGTTATATTCACAGTTAATCTGTTCACACAGTGGTACTGACGAATACGGTACAGCTACAGAGGCTAAAGCGGTTGAAGAGAATATGACACCACAACAAATTTGTGACAAGTTTTTCAGTATTCACAATGATATATATCGATGGTTCAGCATAGGGTTTGATTACTTTGGACGTACAACAACTCCTGAACAAACAGAGTAAGATGTTGAAGCATTTGTAATTTCGCAAGGTAGTTAAAAGAAGGATAATAGTCGTGTTAATGCTTCGCAAAAACTTCTCTTTCCAGAATTGTGCAATCTCTATTCCTCAGGCTGAAAGACAAAGGATTCATAAACATGGAAACAATTGATCAATTGCTTTGCGAAAAATGCGACAGGTTTTTAGCGGACAGATTTGTAGAGGGAACTTGTCCAGGCTGCAAGTACGAAGATGCTCGCGGAGATCAATGCGATGGATGTGGTCATCTTGTGAATGCCACTGAATTGTTGAACCCGCGATGTAAAGTGTGCAATAATTCGCCGGTTATTAAACCATCGGTGCAATTTTTCCTCGATTTGCCTAAAGTAAATCTACTTTTTCAAGTTATCGTTAAAAACATGTTTGTTGTACGATATCGAaagttaaaatatttgaattttaaacatCGCAAGCTTGGGAATATCCCACTTTTCTTACTTTACATCAGATCATcggatttcaattttatcgcGATTTGCCTGAAGCAAATATATCCTTTTATGAGATTGTCCTTTGAAACCCGTTTACTGTATTGCACAGAAAGTTCGAAATTTAGATTTTCCACTTTGAAATTCAGTTATCACACAaattttttgcgatttttaccTTGATTCACTTGAAATATAGATGAACCACTTAAGAATTTTTAACTCAAACATCTCTATATCTGTCAGTGCGTAGATTGTCCGCGTTGTTTGCCCTTATTAAATTCCtttcaaaaatggaaaaaattttgttcagataGAACCAATATTAAAGAAGTGGGCTGCGAAAACCGAAGGCGAATGGTCGCCAACAGCAAGAGTTGTTGCAAAACCTTGGCTGCGTGACGGTCTGAAGCCACGCTGTATAACGCGAGATTTGAAATGGGGCATACCCGTGCCGATCGaggagtataaaaaaaaagtattttacgTTTGGTTCGATGCGCCAGTTGGTTACATAAGTATTACGAAACGGTACACGAAGGATTACGAGCAATGGTGGAAGCCGAAGGACCATGACGTGAGCTTGTACCAATTTATGGCGAAAGATAACGTTCCATTTCACGCAATTATGTTTCCAGCATCGTTGTTGGCTGCCGACAATGGACACACATTAGTAAACCACATTATGGCAATTGGTGGGTAAAAGTTGATAGACGTCCAGTCATcgaatatttgtgaaaattaggGATTTCAAACGTCACATATTTCATTTCTAGAGTACTTGAATTACGAGGATACAAAATTCTCGAAATCCCGAGGCATCGGCGTGTTTGGAACCGATGCTAGAGACACGGGCATTCCAGCTGATGTATGGCGATTTTACCTCGCTTACATAAGGCCAGAAAGTCAGGATTCTAACTTCAATTGGGTCGACCTGGCtacaaaaaataatagcgAATTACTCAACAATCTTGGTAATTTTGTCAACAggtgagtgaaaaataattttgtgcACCCTCAAGATCAAAGGTCGatcaataattttgcaaacaatTTGCCAAGTCCACTTATTGAACAAAAGCGGATTTTaaacaattgaaaacaatAGAATATTTAAATCCGAACAAAtccattttttcgatttcaaatttacaattgaATGTGTTTTTTTACCAATGAATGAGTGGTTATTAAATAGAATGGATTGACAGGTATTGTTACAGGTTTGAGAATCAAGTAATCATAAATAGAGCGTAACTCAAAGTGCTTCAAGAATCATATTCGAGACTGCAAAAACATTCCGAAACTTTCATCACGGATTGAACTAAGTTTATAgcaattgaattaattatcgcTAAAAGTTTCCAATAGACAACTAGAAAAGTGCTAATGTTAGTGACAGATTTACACAGATTCCAATTGTCGCAATATTCAAATAGAAACAAATGGATATGAATATAGAATTGCTCAAGACGTATTCGAACTCCACTACAggtgaattttaatttgtatGAACGAATCAAATAGGAATGGATAAAAAGAATGGTATATTACAGATTGGATTGAATTGAAACTGCGATAgagttgaaatataaaaatataaaaaagaacCAAATCACTAGAGGCATATTCAAAGctaggaaataattgatttgataCTACATAATCAGTTTTCTTATAAAGTTTGGATGGGCAAACATCAAACCGAATTTGTTTTAATAGATTATAATCTTTTGTAGTTTACTGGGTGCAATAAGACAATACTGATGACATTTCTCTGTTTATCTTAAGAGCGCTGACCTTTGCTGAGAAAAACTTTGGATCCAAAGTCCCACCGATGGAACTTCGGGAAGACGATCTCATTGTACTTGCTCTTGCCCAAAGAGAACTTTCACAGTATGTGGCAGCATTGGAGAAAGCAAAGATGAGAGACGCTCTCAGACACATTTTAGCGATATCCAAACACGGAAATCAGTACATGCAATCACAAGAACCTTGGGTCAAAATCAAGGGCTCTGACGACGACAAGTAAGTTAATGCAGTGACAAAAAATGTAACTGATTTTGCAGTTTCTTtcataatcaaattttttgcatttgaACAGAAAAAAGGCCGGTACTGTCATTGGCGTCTGCTCAAATTTGGCCTGTCTTCTATCTGCATTGTTGGGCCCATACATGCCCAGTACATCTCGTGAATTGCGAGCGCAATTGGGCCTGGATAAAATCAGCTACGGCTACATTCCGGACACTATTATGACCTTTTTACCAGCCGGGCATAAGATAGGAAAACCATCGCCACTTTTCAGTAAAATTGAAGATCAACAAGTTGAAttgttgaggaaaaaatatgctGGTAAACAAGACTCACCATCCCGAGAACTAAAATCAGTTATCCCTGCTGCTGCAACAGATACTGCTGCATTAGAAGCTGCGATTGTCAAGCAGGTC includes the following:
- the LOC107223333 gene encoding methionine--tRNA ligase, cytoplasmic isoform X2 — its product is MIILTNDNNPNALKLIIGLKLAQQSVEINTVSCRDAVLGYLPSLQLPSGSSLFSTSAALQFLIPTPEESSVLINKWLEWDISQLQPALVSYGGSGKLDTSHKPRIWSLLKEFNRCLKSKERLIETNTVLSVADVSIWVSLWSTIAAVEVSKELTKEFPHVQEWLNNLESLPVVQESLKEFKFERGMNAIGSIQAASWFPLNSYTGGTLNKQLSNEEKEVASISEEEILNVKKNWTSKDYPNLKEPSYPVLPKKGEKNILITSALPYVNNVPHLGNIIGCVLSGDIFARYCRQRNYNTLYISGTDEYGTATEAKAVEENMTPQQICDKFFSIHNDIYRWFSIGFDYFGRTTTPEQTEIVQSLFLRLKDKGFINMETIDQLLCEKCDRFLADRFVEGTCPGCKYEDARGDQCDGCGHLVNATELLNPRCKVCNNSPVIKPSVQFFLDLPKIEPILKKWAAKTEGEWSPTARVVAKPWLRDGLKPRCITRDLKWGIPVPIEEYKKKVFYVWFDAPVGYISITKRYTKDYEQWWKPKDHDVSLYQFMAKDNVPFHAIMFPASLLAADNGHTLVNHIMAIEYLNYEDTKFSKSRGIGVFGTDARDTGIPADVWRFYLAYIRPESQDSNFNWVDLATKNNSELLNNLGNFVNRALTFAEKNFGSKVPPMELREDDLIVLALAQRELSQYVAALEKAKMRDALRHILAISKHGNQYMQSQEPWVKIKGSDDDKKKAGTVIGVCSNLACLLSALLGPYMPSTSRELRAQLGLDKISYGYIPDTIMTFLPAGHKIGKPSPLFSKIEDQQVELLRKKYAGKQDSPSRELKSVIPAAATDTAALEAAIVKQGLLVRDLKAKGDKTIWQPQVQILLQLKKQLAELTSSTAKINSQSTPVNAKKSVSAATSELNGDGGQDVATLEAAIAKQGLLVRDLKTKGDKSVWQPEVEILLNLKKQLASITGAPVSAANDKKSKKKK
- the LOC107223333 gene encoding methionine--tRNA ligase, cytoplasmic isoform X1, whose translation is MIILTNDNNPNALKLIIGLKLAQQSVEINTVSCRDAVLGYLPSLQLPSGSSLFSTSAALQFLIPTPEESSVLINKWLEWDISQLQPALVSYGGSGKLDTSHKPRIWSLLKEFNRCLKSKERLIETNTVLSVADVSIWVSLWSTIAAVEVSKELTKEFPHVQEWLNNLESLPVVQESLKEFKFERGMNAIGSIQAASWFPLNSYTGGTLNKQLSNEVNTPKEKEVASISEEEILNVKKNWTSKDYPNLKEPSYPVLPKKGEKNILITSALPYVNNVPHLGNIIGCVLSGDIFARYCRQRNYNTLYISGTDEYGTATEAKAVEENMTPQQICDKFFSIHNDIYRWFSIGFDYFGRTTTPEQTEIVQSLFLRLKDKGFINMETIDQLLCEKCDRFLADRFVEGTCPGCKYEDARGDQCDGCGHLVNATELLNPRCKVCNNSPVIKPSVQFFLDLPKIEPILKKWAAKTEGEWSPTARVVAKPWLRDGLKPRCITRDLKWGIPVPIEEYKKKVFYVWFDAPVGYISITKRYTKDYEQWWKPKDHDVSLYQFMAKDNVPFHAIMFPASLLAADNGHTLVNHIMAIEYLNYEDTKFSKSRGIGVFGTDARDTGIPADVWRFYLAYIRPESQDSNFNWVDLATKNNSELLNNLGNFVNRALTFAEKNFGSKVPPMELREDDLIVLALAQRELSQYVAALEKAKMRDALRHILAISKHGNQYMQSQEPWVKIKGSDDDKKKAGTVIGVCSNLACLLSALLGPYMPSTSRELRAQLGLDKISYGYIPDTIMTFLPAGHKIGKPSPLFSKIEDQQVELLRKKYAGKQDSPSRELKSVIPAAATDTAALEAAIVKQGLLVRDLKAKGDKTIWQPQVQILLQLKKQLAELTSSTAKINSQSTPVNAKKSVSAATSELNGDGGQDVATLEAAIAKQGLLVRDLKTKGDKSVWQPEVEILLNLKKQLASITGAPVSAANDKKSKKKK